The proteins below are encoded in one region of Silene latifolia isolate original U9 population chromosome 2, ASM4854445v1, whole genome shotgun sequence:
- the LOC141643186 gene encoding 2-hydroxyacyl-CoA lyase — MALTQPQTRTQIDGNTLVAKTLLHAGVTHMFGVVGIPVTSLATRSVALGIRFIAFHNEQSAGYAASAYGFLTGKPGILLTVSGPGCVHGLAGLSNAAINAWPTLLISGSSDQHYSGKGDFQELDQLATVKPFSKFSAKPVSISQVPGHVFDVLRHAVSGRPGGVYLDLPTDVLHQTVTEDEADELIKAAASAGVSEKPSGFSGDLSAAVAALRSAKRPLIVVGKGAAYARAEGELKKFVEMTGIPFLPTPMGKGMLPDNHDLAATAARSLAIGQCDVALVVGARLNWLLHFGEPPKWAHDVKFILVDICKEEVELRKPYVGLIGDAKEVLGLINKEIKDDPFCLGRNHPWVESISSKVKDNVAKMEVQLSKVVVPFNFMTPMRIIRDAILGVGSPYPVLVSEGANTMDVGRAVLPQMEPRTRLDAGTWGTMGVGLGYCIAAAVACPERLVVAVEGDSGFGFSAMEVETLVRYQLPVVVIVFNNGGVYGGDRRSPEEITGPHKDDPAPTSFVHEAKYHVLIEAFGGKGYLVKTPDELKSALDESFSARKPAVINVILDPYAGSESGRLQHKN; from the exons ATGGCACTAACCCAACCCCAAACCCGAACCCAAATTGACGGAAACACACTAGTAGCTAAAACTCTCCTCCATGCCGGAGTAACCCACATGTTTGGTGTGGTCGGAATCCCGGTCACTTCTCTAGCTACCCGATCCGTTGCCCTCGGTATCCGGTTTATCGCTTTTCACAACGAACAATCCGCCGGATACGCCGCCTCTGCTTACGGCTTCTTAACCGGTAAACCCGGTATTCTGTTAACTGTATCCGGCCCGGGTTGCGTCCACGGGTTAGCCGGATTATCCAACGCCGCTATCAACGCCTGGCCCACTCTCCTCATTTCCGGATCCTCCGACCAACATTATTCGGGTAAAGGTGATTTTCAGGAACTTGACCAACTTGCTACCGTCAAACCGTTCTCTAAATTCTCCGCTAAACCCGTATCTATTTCCCAAGTCCCGGGTCATGTATTCGACGTCTTACGCCATGCCGTGTCGGGTCGACCCGGTGGAGTCTATCTCGACCTCCCCACCGACGTTCTTCACCAGACCGTTACGGAAGACGAGGCTGACGAGCTGATTAAAGCGGCCGCGTCGGCTGGCGTTTCCGAAAAACCCAGCGGGTTTTCCGGTGATTTGTCGGCGGCGGTTGCGGCTCTACGGTCGGCGAAACGACCGCTGATTGTTGTCGGGAAAGGTGCGGCGTACGCACGTGCGGAGGGGGAGCTGAAGAAGTTTGTTGAAATGACGGGAATACCCTTCTTGCCTACCCCAATGGGAAAAGGGATGTTACCGGATAATCACGACCTGGCTGCGACCGCAGCGAGGTCTCTAGCTATAGGACAGTGTGACGTGGCGTTAGTGGTTGGAGCCAGGTTAAACTGGTTGCTACACTTTGGGGAGCCACCAAAGTGGGCCCATGATGTTAAGTTTATATTGGTGGATATATGTAAGGAGGAGGTTGAGTTGAGGAAGCCATATGTCGGGTTAATTGGGGATGCTAAGGAGGTGTTGGGTTTGATTAATAAGGAGATTAAGGATGATCCCTTTTGTTTAGGGAGGAATCATCCTTGGGTTGAGTCGATTTCGAGTAAGGTTAAGGATAATGTGGCTAAGATGGAGGTACAGTTGAGTAAGGTTGTTgtgccttttaattttatgactccTATGAGAATTATTAGAGATGCGATCCTTGGGGTTGGGAGTCCGTATCCTGTGTTGGTTTCGGAAGGGGCGAATACTATGGATGTGGGAAGGGCTGTTTTGCCTCAGATGGAGCCTAGGACTAGGTTGGATGCCGGTACTTGGGGAACTATGGGGGTTGGTTTAGGGTATTGTATTGCTGCTGCTGTTGCTTGCCCTGAGCGGTTGGTCGTTGCGGTTGAGGGGGATTCTGGTTTCGGGTTTAGTGCCATGGAAGTTGAG ACACTAGTGCGGTACCAGTTGCCTGTGGTAGTTATAGTTTTCAACAACGGAGGTGTTTATGGCGGTGATCGTAGAAGCCCTGAAGAGATCACTGGCCCACATAAAGATGATCCTGCACCGACCTCTTTCGTGCATGAGGCAAAATACCACGTCTTGATAGAAGCTTTTGGTGGAAAAGGGTATTTGGTAAAAACCCCCGACGAGTTGAAGTCGGCCTTGGACGAATCGTTTTCAGCTAGAAAACCTGCTGTAATTAATGTTATTCTTGATCCTTACGCTGGTTCTGAAAGTGGAAGGCTCCAACACAAGAACTAA